Proteins found in one Chrysiogenes arsenatis DSM 11915 genomic segment:
- a CDS encoding MATE family efflux transporter, with the protein MNNTPAYTSKFSQRPWPHLLREWRALVGVAYPIVLSQLAQVAMGFVDTLMAGRVSPDDLAAVAIGFSLWLPLFLLCGGILMALTPLGAHACGANDSRGVGALVRQGLWLALLLGCAGAFLLTQGVEVMLLMGADQNVISIAKGYLQGVAWGFPAAIIFCALRSYSESLSLTRPIMVTSLVGLAINIPLNYLLIYGYGWIPAFGGAGCGYATGVVMWISMAVMIGITRWSPRYQSTSPWQWGWPSLRSMGTIVQLGLPIGIAVFIETTIFAVVALLLVPLGSVVVAGHQIALNFASVLFTLPYSIGCAMTVRIGNALGAGEHIEARFRAFAGMILSSSGALVSGTLTLVGAATIAALYSPDSAVREVATTLLVFAALFQLSDATQLAAAGALRGYKDTRVPMFITVLAYWIIGLPLGMILGVTSWWREPLGASGLWIGLTAGLSCAAVLLTLRLYRIANHKGNVSHSGNTTIYFKEDR; encoded by the coding sequence GTGAACAACACGCCCGCCTACACCTCAAAATTCTCCCAGCGACCATGGCCACACCTGCTCCGTGAATGGCGGGCGTTAGTGGGCGTTGCCTACCCGATCGTTCTTTCACAACTCGCCCAAGTTGCCATGGGGTTTGTGGATACTCTCATGGCAGGACGCGTCAGCCCAGACGACCTCGCGGCGGTAGCGATAGGCTTTAGCCTCTGGCTCCCCTTATTTTTATTGTGCGGCGGCATCCTTATGGCGCTGACACCACTCGGCGCCCATGCCTGTGGCGCCAACGATAGCCGTGGCGTTGGCGCACTCGTACGTCAAGGGCTCTGGCTTGCGCTGTTATTGGGCTGCGCAGGGGCATTTTTGCTGACTCAAGGCGTTGAAGTAATGCTCCTGATGGGAGCAGACCAAAACGTCATTTCGATTGCAAAAGGATACCTGCAGGGTGTGGCGTGGGGTTTTCCGGCTGCCATTATTTTTTGCGCCTTGCGAAGCTATAGCGAATCGCTCTCGTTGACACGACCTATCATGGTGACAAGTCTGGTTGGCTTAGCGATAAATATCCCGCTCAACTACCTGTTGATTTATGGATATGGATGGATTCCCGCCTTTGGTGGCGCGGGCTGCGGCTACGCGACAGGGGTTGTGATGTGGATCAGCATGGCCGTGATGATAGGCATTACCCGCTGGTCACCCCGCTACCAATCAACATCACCATGGCAATGGGGGTGGCCTTCGCTGCGATCTATGGGAACTATTGTACAGCTCGGTTTACCGATTGGCATCGCCGTCTTTATTGAAACAACGATTTTTGCGGTTGTTGCTTTGCTGCTCGTTCCGCTCGGCTCAGTTGTCGTCGCTGGACATCAAATAGCCCTGAATTTTGCCTCGGTTCTGTTTACGCTCCCGTACAGTATAGGTTGCGCCATGACGGTACGCATTGGCAATGCGCTGGGTGCTGGCGAGCACATTGAAGCGCGATTCCGCGCGTTTGCGGGGATGATTCTGAGCAGTTCAGGAGCACTCGTCAGCGGAACGCTCACCCTGGTCGGAGCCGCAACCATAGCGGCGCTCTATTCACCAGACAGTGCCGTGCGCGAGGTTGCCACAACCCTTCTTGTTTTTGCCGCCCTTTTTCAACTTTCGGACGCCACTCAGCTGGCAGCAGCAGGCGCCTTGCGCGGGTATAAAGATACCCGCGTGCCGATGTTTATCACCGTTCTTGCCTACTGGATTATTGGCTTGCCCCTCGGCATGATACTCGGAGTAACCTCATGGTGGCGCGAGCCGCTCGGTGCCTCCGGTTTATGGATAGGGCTTACCGCCGGGCTGAGTTGCGCGGCGGTGTTACTTACCCTTCGCTTGTACCGGATAGCGAACCACAAAGGGAACGTCTCACATTCCGGTAATACAACAATTTACTTCAAAGAAGACAGGTAA
- the mraY gene encoding phospho-N-acetylmuramoyl-pentapeptide-transferase: MLYNFLYPLADTYAVFNVFKYITFRAIYAAITALLICFLLGPTLIAWLKKYQFGQFIRDCGPESHQSKKGTPTMGGILIVAATVIPTILWADITSLYVWLVVFAMVGAGGIGLADDLMKIKGKNSKGLAGRYKLLGQAVIAIIIAVSLLLVDFPSNLAVPFYKRLSLDLGLMFIPFVMVVIAGSSNAVNLTDGLDGLAIGAVIICAGAMGIVVYITGHAQFAQYLHIAFIKGAGELTIFLFALCGAGLGFLWYNSHPAQIFMGDVGSLSIGASLGAVAVITKHEILLAIIGGIFVIEALSVILQVGSYKLRKKRIFKMAPIHHHFELSGLSESKVIVRFWTVAIILALVGLSTLKLR, encoded by the coding sequence ATGCTGTATAATTTTTTGTATCCCCTCGCGGATACCTACGCGGTCTTCAATGTATTCAAATATATTACCTTTCGCGCCATCTATGCCGCGATCACGGCACTGTTGATTTGCTTTTTGCTCGGGCCAACCCTGATTGCCTGGCTGAAAAAATACCAGTTTGGGCAATTCATCCGCGACTGTGGCCCGGAAAGTCACCAGAGCAAAAAAGGAACCCCAACGATGGGAGGAATCCTGATTGTCGCCGCAACCGTTATTCCAACTATTTTATGGGCTGATATTACCAGCCTGTACGTGTGGCTCGTCGTGTTTGCGATGGTTGGTGCGGGTGGAATTGGACTCGCAGACGATCTGATGAAAATTAAAGGGAAAAACTCCAAAGGGCTGGCCGGACGCTATAAATTGCTCGGGCAAGCCGTAATTGCCATAATTATCGCCGTATCACTCCTGCTTGTGGACTTCCCTTCCAACCTCGCTGTCCCTTTCTATAAGCGGTTATCGCTTGATCTTGGATTGATGTTTATTCCGTTTGTCATGGTGGTCATTGCGGGGTCTTCCAATGCAGTCAACCTCACTGACGGGCTTGACGGGTTAGCCATTGGCGCGGTGATTATCTGTGCCGGAGCTATGGGAATCGTTGTCTATATTACCGGCCACGCGCAATTCGCTCAATATCTGCATATCGCCTTTATTAAAGGGGCAGGTGAATTAACGATCTTTTTATTCGCCCTGTGTGGTGCAGGTCTGGGCTTTCTTTGGTATAATTCGCATCCAGCACAAATTTTTATGGGAGACGTTGGATCGCTTTCGATTGGCGCCAGCCTTGGAGCAGTCGCCGTTATCACGAAACACGAAATTCTGCTGGCCATCATTGGTGGTATTTTTGTCATCGAAGCACTCAGTGTTATTCTACAAGTTGGCTCGTATAAATTGCGGAAGAAGCGAATTTTCAAAATGGCACCCATTCACCACCACTTTGAGTTGAGCGGACTCAGTGAATCAAAAGTTATCGTCCGCTTTTGGACGGTTGCGATAATTTTAGCCCTGGTAGGGCTGAGTACATTGAAATTGAGATAG
- the recA gene encoding recombinase RecA — MSDRSKALDLAMAQIEKAYGKGSIMRLGSDEIPAIPVISSGNLGIDIALGVGGYPLGRIIEIYGPESSGKTTLALHAVAECQKKGGTAAFIDAEHAFDQLYARKIGINTEHLLVSQPDYGEQALEIADTLVRSGAVDIIVIDSVAALVPKAELEGDMGEATMGAQARLMSQALRKLAGVISKTHCIVIFINQIRSKIGVMFGSPETTTGGNALKFYASIRLDVRRIGAIKDGTDVTGNRTKVKVVKNKVAPPFKEVEFDITFGEGVSNIGTLIDMATDLDLLQKSGSWYSYNGERIGQGRENIKTYFREHPEAVTDLEYKVKVKSGIIPEKVEEVKPETKKESKKSEDKKKEEEVG, encoded by the coding sequence GTGAGTGATCGCAGCAAAGCACTTGACCTCGCCATGGCACAGATAGAAAAAGCTTACGGAAAAGGGAGTATTATGCGTTTGGGGTCAGATGAAATCCCCGCTATTCCCGTTATTTCCTCCGGCAATCTTGGCATTGATATCGCGCTCGGCGTGGGCGGTTATCCACTCGGACGGATCATTGAAATTTACGGCCCTGAATCGAGTGGTAAAACCACCTTGGCATTGCACGCCGTTGCTGAATGCCAGAAAAAGGGTGGCACGGCAGCCTTTATCGATGCGGAACATGCCTTTGACCAACTCTACGCACGTAAAATAGGGATTAATACCGAGCATCTGCTTGTCAGTCAGCCAGACTACGGCGAACAGGCTTTAGAAATTGCCGACACGCTGGTGCGGAGTGGCGCGGTGGATATTATTGTTATCGATTCGGTGGCAGCACTGGTTCCTAAAGCTGAACTGGAAGGCGATATGGGCGAAGCGACCATGGGCGCGCAGGCGCGACTCATGTCACAAGCGTTGCGCAAACTGGCGGGTGTGATCAGCAAAACACACTGCATTGTGATTTTTATCAACCAGATTCGCTCAAAAATTGGCGTGATGTTTGGCAGCCCAGAAACAACGACCGGCGGAAATGCACTGAAATTTTATGCATCAATCCGCTTAGACGTGCGGCGCATCGGCGCGATTAAAGATGGCACTGACGTGACGGGCAACCGCACCAAAGTCAAAGTCGTCAAAAACAAGGTGGCTCCGCCGTTCAAAGAAGTGGAGTTTGACATTACCTTTGGCGAAGGGGTCAGCAACATCGGCACACTGATTGATATGGCGACCGACCTTGACCTGCTGCAGAAAAGTGGCTCGTGGTATTCGTACAATGGTGAACGGATCGGCCAAGGGCGGGAAAACATTAAAACGTACTTCCGCGAGCACCCTGAAGCCGTGACCGATCTGGAATACAAGGTCAAAGTGAAGTCAGGGATTATTCCCGAAAAAGTGGAAGAGGTAAAACCTGAGACGAAGAAAGAAAGCAAAAAATCTGAAGATAAAAAGAAAGAGGAGGAGGTAGGATGA
- the rplI gene encoding 50S ribosomal protein L9 gives MKVIFLQNVKGVADKGMIKEVSDGYARNFLFSKKLAVEANSDNIAAHEEAKRLQAEHEARELADAQSIAAKMQGMGVLNFKRPCGDKGKLFGAVTTADIADEFGKVGIEVDKRKLKLPENIKTLGKHVVQVRLHPEVKFDMEVQVFEE, from the coding sequence ATGAAAGTAATTTTTTTACAAAACGTCAAAGGCGTTGCCGATAAAGGGATGATAAAAGAAGTCTCTGACGGCTATGCGCGCAACTTCTTATTTAGCAAAAAACTTGCCGTGGAAGCCAACAGCGATAATATTGCGGCGCACGAAGAGGCGAAACGGTTGCAAGCCGAACATGAGGCACGCGAATTGGCCGATGCCCAAAGCATTGCCGCAAAAATGCAAGGGATGGGCGTACTCAATTTTAAACGCCCCTGCGGCGATAAAGGGAAACTGTTTGGCGCTGTGACCACAGCCGATATAGCGGACGAGTTTGGAAAAGTTGGCATCGAAGTGGATAAACGGAAGCTCAAGCTGCCTGAAAACATCAAAACACTCGGCAAGCACGTGGTACAGGTTCGCCTCCATCCTGAAGTAAAATTCGACATGGAAGTGCAGGTATTTGAAGAATAA
- a CDS encoding c-type cytochrome, with protein sequence MRVAVVFLASFMFVLVSALTPLAADVAAGQALYSGCMGCHGSTGNGGVGPKLSGQPAEQLAAALKKYRMGQTIGARSGMMMPVASNLSDADIENLSVYLSSLK encoded by the coding sequence ATGCGTGTCGCAGTCGTGTTTTTGGCGAGTTTTATGTTTGTCCTTGTCTCCGCATTAACGCCTTTGGCGGCAGATGTTGCTGCTGGTCAAGCGTTGTATTCCGGTTGTATGGGGTGTCACGGTTCAACGGGTAATGGTGGTGTTGGGCCGAAGTTGAGTGGACAACCTGCCGAGCAGCTTGCAGCCGCGCTCAAGAAGTATCGCATGGGTCAGACCATCGGGGCTCGCAGCGGCATGATGATGCCTGTTGCTTCGAACCTCTCTGACGCCGATATTGAAAATCTTTCAGTTTACCTGTCTTCTTTGAAGTAA
- a CDS encoding TRAP transporter permease, with the protein MSNPNPPGAEKLDELVSSETGGRHPLGLSGKVIFVVTLCWALFQLWYASPLPFALQIGVFNTTEGRAIHLAFAIFLAFTAFPMRKKSPKEHIPLLDWVFAFTGAICAGYLIIFYDELATRSGAPITQDLVVALIGMILLLEATRRALGSPLMIVALFFLAYTFGGPYMPELISHRGASLAKAMSHQWLTTEGVFGVAIGVSSSFVFLFVLFGALLEKAGAGNYFIKVAFSLLGHMRGGPAKAAVVASGFSGIISGSSIANVVTTGTFTIPLMKRVGFSGVKAGAIEVAASTNGQLTPPIMGAAAFLMVEYVGISYLEVIRHALLPALISYIALVYIVHLEAVKLNMQGLPRNSGSTFMGTLIGFLSSFIGLCVLGLIVYYGVGWTREVFGPMASLILAVMIGIVYIALLKVAAGYPDSSEELSVESLIEVPAFKPIFLSGLHFLLPVVVLVWCLMVERFSPGLAAFWATVFLMFILVTQRPILAYFRRTGDYQAAVLQGCSELINGLTSGSRNMIGIGIATAAAGIVVGTVTLTGIGLVMTDFVEFISGGNLMVMLIFTAVISLILGMGLPTTANYIVVSTLMAPVIVALGAQHGLIVPLIAVHLFVFYFGILADDTPPVGLAAYAAAAISRSDPIATGIQGFTYDMRTAILPFMFIFNTQLLLMNIPNVWELMFTIFGAVAAMLTFASATQGYWMVRNRLWESAAMILVTFALFRPGFFMDMIYHPMTPLPAIQITEVARNTEPFETIRMRVAGVTFDGKSFEKTVLLPLGEERPTGIARLKEAGLTLRTDIEQDRVFVDMVAFGSIAEQMGFDFDWEIVTVEREEPQPPKHLMYIPALTLMALIGIGQKRRKQSAVLLQKVSA; encoded by the coding sequence ATGAGTAATCCCAATCCACCCGGAGCCGAAAAACTCGATGAGCTGGTGAGTTCAGAAACTGGTGGGCGTCATCCCTTGGGCCTTTCAGGTAAAGTGATTTTTGTTGTGACCCTTTGCTGGGCGCTCTTTCAGCTTTGGTATGCGTCTCCACTCCCTTTTGCGCTCCAGATAGGTGTCTTTAATACGACCGAAGGGCGTGCTATCCACCTTGCATTTGCCATTTTCCTCGCTTTTACCGCGTTCCCCATGCGCAAGAAGTCTCCAAAAGAGCACATTCCACTGCTGGATTGGGTCTTTGCCTTTACCGGGGCGATATGCGCGGGATACTTAATTATTTTTTATGATGAGCTGGCAACGCGTTCCGGCGCGCCCATCACTCAGGATTTAGTTGTCGCTCTCATCGGCATGATTCTCTTACTGGAAGCGACCAGGCGCGCTCTGGGCTCGCCTTTGATGATAGTGGCGCTTTTCTTTTTAGCGTACACGTTTGGTGGCCCGTACATGCCGGAGTTAATTTCGCATCGTGGTGCCAGTCTTGCCAAGGCGATGTCGCATCAATGGCTTACTACTGAAGGGGTCTTTGGTGTTGCCATCGGTGTTTCTTCGAGTTTTGTCTTTCTCTTTGTGCTCTTTGGCGCCCTGCTGGAAAAGGCGGGTGCGGGGAACTATTTCATTAAGGTAGCTTTTTCGCTATTGGGTCACATGCGTGGCGGACCGGCCAAAGCGGCGGTGGTGGCGTCTGGCTTTAGCGGGATTATTTCAGGATCATCTATCGCCAATGTTGTCACGACGGGGACGTTTACGATTCCACTGATGAAACGGGTTGGATTTTCTGGCGTAAAAGCAGGGGCGATTGAAGTTGCCGCCTCGACAAATGGGCAATTAACGCCACCCATTATGGGTGCGGCGGCCTTCTTGATGGTGGAATATGTTGGGATTTCGTATTTAGAAGTTATTCGCCATGCGCTCCTTCCAGCGCTCATTTCGTATATTGCCCTTGTCTATATCGTCCATCTTGAAGCGGTCAAATTGAATATGCAAGGTCTGCCTCGCAATAGTGGTTCGACATTCATGGGCACGCTGATCGGCTTTCTTAGTTCTTTTATTGGATTGTGTGTCCTTGGGCTGATTGTCTATTACGGAGTTGGTTGGACCCGCGAGGTTTTTGGGCCGATGGCATCGCTGATTCTTGCCGTAATGATTGGGATTGTGTACATCGCCCTCTTGAAAGTGGCCGCTGGCTATCCCGATAGCAGCGAAGAGCTTTCGGTGGAATCGTTGATTGAAGTTCCCGCTTTCAAACCGATTTTTCTTTCGGGGCTTCATTTCCTGCTTCCCGTCGTTGTCTTGGTGTGGTGTTTGATGGTGGAACGGTTCAGTCCCGGGCTGGCTGCTTTTTGGGCAACGGTGTTTCTGATGTTCATTCTCGTCACGCAACGACCGATACTCGCGTATTTCCGCCGTACAGGTGACTATCAGGCTGCGGTACTTCAAGGTTGTAGCGAACTCATTAATGGCCTCACGAGTGGATCGCGCAACATGATTGGTATTGGTATCGCCACCGCCGCTGCCGGGATTGTGGTCGGGACGGTGACGCTGACGGGTATCGGACTGGTCATGACCGATTTTGTCGAGTTTATTTCCGGCGGTAACCTGATGGTAATGCTGATCTTTACGGCTGTCATCAGTTTGATTCTCGGGATGGGGTTGCCAACGACGGCCAACTATATTGTCGTTTCCACCCTGATGGCTCCGGTCATTGTCGCTCTTGGCGCCCAGCATGGGCTGATTGTGCCGCTGATTGCGGTTCACCTCTTTGTCTTCTATTTCGGTATCCTCGCTGATGATACGCCACCCGTTGGCCTGGCAGCCTACGCTGCCGCGGCGATTTCCCGCAGTGATCCTATTGCGACCGGGATTCAGGGGTTTACCTACGATATGCGTACCGCCATTCTCCCTTTTATGTTCATTTTCAACACGCAGCTTCTGCTGATGAATATTCCGAATGTATGGGAGCTGATGTTTACTATTTTTGGTGCAGTGGCCGCAATGCTGACGTTTGCTTCGGCAACGCAGGGATATTGGATGGTTAGAAATAGACTGTGGGAATCAGCGGCGATGATTCTGGTAACGTTCGCCCTCTTCCGCCCCGGATTCTTTATGGATATGATTTATCATCCAATGACACCACTTCCGGCGATCCAAATTACTGAAGTGGCGCGAAATACAGAACCCTTTGAAACGATACGGATGCGCGTTGCTGGCGTGACGTTTGACGGCAAATCCTTCGAAAAAACGGTTTTATTGCCACTCGGCGAGGAGCGTCCGACTGGAATTGCTCGTCTGAAAGAGGCAGGGCTGACGCTGCGCACGGACATCGAACAAGATCGAGTCTTTGTTGACATGGTGGCCTTCGGGAGTATCGCTGAACAGATGGGATTTGACTTTGACTGGGAAATTGTAACGGTGGAACGCGAAGAACCGCAACCGCCGAAACACTTGATGTACATTCCTGCGCTCACCCTTATGGCATTAATAGGTATCGGACAAAAACGGCGTAAGCAATCGGCAGTACTATTGCAGAAGGTTTCTGCGTAA
- the ftsW gene encoding putative lipid II flippase FtsW, translated as MLKVSHRIIITTLILCLIGLVFVWSASSITAARVHGTPLYYVQKQFLWLCIGFVMFTICANLPLDRLRQFTFPLLMVVIALLIAVYFQRPINGAYRWLILGPISVQPSEFAKLALIFYAAHKYAQAREMGKSARDTLLPILTVVLVLVALIFNEPDRGTSVIILLVIYALSLLAGIKKKSLLLLLLVIVPYAYFDFFMNQGYRFDRINVFLNPMSDPLGKGYQVTQSSIAIGSGGIFGVGIGEGTQKIFYLPEGHTDFIFAVICEETGFIGAAIVIFLYIALILQIMKVATEARSYFHTYLVFGLSYLLTVQVFINIGVAVGALPTKGLALPFLSYGGSSMLAALTLIGLVVNIAKQNEKEAPATTGSPIPITPSS; from the coding sequence GTGCTGAAAGTCTCGCACCGCATTATCATCACCACACTCATCCTGTGCCTGATCGGGCTGGTGTTCGTCTGGAGCGCTTCCAGCATTACGGCGGCACGCGTACACGGCACGCCGCTATACTACGTGCAGAAGCAGTTTTTATGGCTCTGCATCGGGTTTGTCATGTTTACTATCTGCGCAAATCTTCCGCTGGATCGTTTGCGCCAATTTACCTTTCCGCTCTTGATGGTCGTCATCGCTCTGCTGATTGCCGTTTATTTTCAACGACCAATTAACGGTGCGTATCGTTGGCTTATTCTTGGCCCCATCTCGGTACAACCTTCGGAATTTGCCAAACTCGCACTGATTTTCTATGCGGCACATAAATACGCTCAAGCCCGCGAAATGGGTAAATCGGCGCGCGACACCCTACTCCCAATCTTAACCGTCGTTCTCGTACTGGTCGCGCTCATCTTTAACGAGCCGGATCGCGGTACGTCAGTCATCATCCTTTTGGTAATTTACGCTCTTTCGCTCCTGGCTGGGATTAAGAAAAAAAGCTTGCTCCTGTTACTGCTGGTCATCGTCCCATATGCCTATTTCGACTTTTTTATGAACCAAGGCTACCGTTTTGACCGTATTAATGTGTTTTTGAATCCCATGTCAGACCCTCTTGGAAAAGGGTATCAGGTGACACAGTCATCGATTGCGATTGGGAGTGGTGGTATTTTCGGGGTTGGTATCGGCGAGGGGACACAGAAGATTTTTTACCTTCCAGAAGGGCATACCGACTTTATTTTTGCCGTTATTTGCGAAGAAACCGGCTTTATTGGCGCTGCCATTGTTATCTTTCTCTACATTGCCCTCATCTTGCAGATTATGAAAGTTGCCACCGAAGCGCGGTCGTACTTTCACACCTACTTAGTTTTTGGCCTTTCATACTTACTGACCGTACAGGTATTTATCAATATAGGCGTTGCCGTGGGAGCACTGCCGACAAAAGGATTAGCACTCCCGTTTCTTTCCTATGGAGGCTCCAGCATGCTCGCAGCCCTAACTCTTATTGGCTTAGTGGTAAATATCGCGAAGCAGAATGAAAAAGAAGCGCCCGCAACCACTGGAAGTCCCATACCAATAACGCCCTCATCGTGA
- the murD gene encoding UDP-N-acetylmuramoyl-L-alanine--D-glutamate ligase, which translates to MEHRATGTALILGAGASGLSAARFLRFQGYEVVIADDFFQGELPENVQARLIAGAGSIAREVVENYDLIVASPGIDIRHFDQELTNDIELFYQEYEGKIVAVTGTNGKSTVTSWIAHALNRNGIKAVAAGNIGTPPLDTLHESYEVTVIELSSFQLETISTFLPNISIVLNITDDHLDRYDNFEQYANTKFRIAKNQTEDEWLIVNGEDEFSAAYLKEGKVEANVVQFIADPRQKTPNILGYDAREVRGFVDGKLLSLNASDSPLQGLHNMENLCAVAAALSLLGLTAEQIKHGIAEFHSLPHRMAKVLEHDGVTYIDDSKGTNIGAMIKGIQGQKNIILIAGGRNKGSDFRTAASAVAKSCKLVIAIGESKELIYKAFSPVVTVLIAEDMADAVSLAAGQAVHGDTVMLCPGCSSFDMFTSYSHRGDVFSEAVRALADPTQKPQRGGLLT; encoded by the coding sequence GTGGAACACCGTGCTACAGGCACCGCGTTAATCTTGGGGGCAGGCGCCAGTGGATTAAGTGCCGCCCGTTTTCTCCGCTTTCAAGGGTATGAAGTCGTTATTGCCGATGATTTTTTTCAGGGTGAACTGCCGGAAAACGTTCAGGCTCGTCTTATTGCTGGCGCCGGGTCAATTGCACGTGAAGTGGTGGAGAACTACGATCTGATTGTGGCAAGTCCGGGGATTGATATCCGTCACTTCGACCAAGAGTTGACGAACGATATCGAGCTTTTCTATCAAGAGTACGAAGGGAAAATCGTCGCCGTTACCGGCACAAACGGGAAATCGACCGTCACGAGCTGGATCGCACACGCCCTCAATCGCAATGGAATAAAGGCAGTAGCGGCTGGCAATATCGGGACACCGCCACTCGATACATTACATGAATCGTATGAGGTCACGGTGATCGAACTTTCGAGTTTCCAGCTCGAAACCATCAGTACATTCCTGCCAAACATTTCGATTGTACTCAACATCACCGACGACCACCTTGACCGATATGATAATTTTGAACAATATGCCAACACCAAATTCCGCATCGCCAAAAATCAGACAGAAGATGAATGGTTGATTGTGAATGGCGAAGATGAGTTTTCCGCTGCCTACCTCAAAGAGGGGAAAGTCGAAGCCAACGTTGTGCAATTTATTGCCGATCCGCGCCAGAAAACGCCAAACATTCTGGGATACGATGCGCGCGAAGTACGTGGTTTTGTCGACGGAAAACTCCTATCGCTGAACGCCAGCGATTCACCGCTACAGGGATTGCACAACATGGAAAATCTCTGCGCGGTGGCGGCGGCGCTTTCTTTGCTTGGACTCACCGCAGAGCAAATCAAACACGGCATTGCTGAATTCCACTCTTTGCCACACCGGATGGCCAAGGTGCTTGAACACGATGGCGTCACCTATATTGACGACTCCAAAGGGACGAATATCGGTGCCATGATCAAGGGAATCCAAGGGCAGAAAAATATCATTCTGATTGCCGGCGGTCGCAATAAAGGATCCGATTTCCGCACAGCGGCATCGGCAGTGGCGAAAAGTTGCAAACTCGTCATTGCGATTGGAGAATCAAAAGAATTGATCTACAAAGCGTTTTCACCCGTTGTCACCGTACTGATTGCCGAAGATATGGCCGACGCGGTCTCGCTTGCCGCCGGGCAAGCGGTGCACGGCGATACCGTCATGCTCTGCCCAGGTTGCTCCAGCTTTGATATGTTTACCAGCTACTCACATCGCGGTGATGTCTTCAGCGAAGCGGTTCGCGCCCTTGCCGACCCGACGCAGAAGCCTCAGCGAGGTGGCCTGTTAACATAA